In Pollutimonas sp. M17, a single genomic region encodes these proteins:
- a CDS encoding branched-chain amino acid ABC transporter permease: protein MAFFLETLFGGLMTGMLYSLVALGFVLIFKASGVFNFAQGAMVLIAALSMARFSEWIPQWLGIESLILANVLAFIISAVFMWIIAIAIERWVLRYLVNQEGTTLLMATIGISYFLDGMGQIIFGSSVYSIDVGMPKDPAFILDTVFEGGLLISLEDLTAAAVAALLVATLAFFFQYTAVGRALRAVADDHQAAQSIGIPLNRIWVVVWTVAGLVALVAGVIWGSKFGVQFTLSTAALRALPVVILGGLTSVPGAIIGGLIIGVGEKLSEVYLGPYVGGGIEIWFAYMLALVFLLFRPQGLFGEKIIDRV, encoded by the coding sequence ATGGCATTCTTTCTGGAAACCTTGTTCGGCGGCCTGATGACAGGCATGCTCTATTCGCTGGTGGCGCTGGGCTTCGTGCTCATCTTCAAGGCTTCGGGGGTCTTCAACTTCGCCCAGGGCGCCATGGTCCTTATCGCGGCCCTGTCCATGGCGCGGTTTTCCGAATGGATACCCCAATGGCTGGGCATAGAAAGCCTGATCCTCGCCAATGTCCTGGCCTTCATCATCAGTGCCGTCTTCATGTGGATCATCGCCATCGCCATCGAACGCTGGGTCCTGCGTTACCTGGTCAACCAGGAAGGCACCACCCTGCTCATGGCCACCATCGGCATCAGCTACTTCCTGGATGGAATGGGGCAGATCATCTTCGGCAGCAGCGTGTATTCCATCGATGTGGGCATGCCCAAGGATCCCGCCTTCATCCTGGATACCGTATTCGAAGGAGGCCTGCTGATCAGCCTGGAAGACCTGACCGCCGCCGCGGTGGCGGCGCTGCTGGTCGCGACGCTGGCGTTTTTCTTTCAGTACACCGCGGTGGGGCGGGCCCTGCGCGCGGTGGCCGACGACCACCAGGCCGCGCAATCCATAGGCATTCCATTGAACCGCATCTGGGTGGTCGTCTGGACGGTGGCGGGCCTGGTCGCCCTGGTGGCCGGCGTCATCTGGGGCTCCAAGTTCGGCGTGCAGTTCACGCTGTCGACCGCCGCGCTGCGGGCCTTGCCCGTGGTGATACTGGGCGGCCTGACCTCGGTGCCGGGAGCCATCATCGGCGGACTCATCATCGGCGTGGGCGAGAAGCTGTCCGAAGTCTATCTGGGCCCCTACGTGGGCGGGGGAATCGAAATCTGGTTCGCCTACATGCTGGCCCTGGTGTTCCTGCTGTTCCGGCCGCAGGGCCTGTTCGGCGAAAAGATAATCGACCGTGTTTAA
- a CDS encoding ABC transporter ATP-binding protein, protein MSQGAREQRIGNTILDLKNISLAFGGVKALTDISFDVKEHEIRAIIGPNGAGKSSMLNVINGVYTPQNGEITLSGVRFSKMNSRRAAEMGIARSFQNLALFKGMSVLDNIMTGRNLRMKSGVLAQAFRLGSAEREEIAHREFVENIIDFLEIQAYRKTPVGRLPYGLQKRVDLGRALAMEPRILLLDEPMAGMNIEEKQDMSRFILDVNDEYGTTIVLIEHDMGVVMDISDRVVVLDYGKKIGDGMPDDVRRNPDVIQAYLGASH, encoded by the coding sequence ATGAGTCAAGGCGCTCGCGAACAACGAATCGGGAACACGATTCTCGACCTGAAGAATATTTCACTGGCCTTTGGCGGCGTGAAGGCGCTGACCGATATTTCCTTCGACGTCAAAGAGCATGAAATCCGCGCCATTATCGGCCCCAACGGCGCGGGAAAAAGCTCCATGCTGAACGTGATCAATGGCGTGTACACCCCGCAGAACGGCGAAATCACACTGTCGGGCGTCCGCTTCTCCAAAATGAACTCCAGGCGCGCTGCCGAGATGGGCATAGCACGCAGCTTTCAGAACCTGGCCCTGTTCAAGGGCATGAGCGTGCTGGACAACATCATGACCGGCCGCAACCTGCGCATGAAAAGCGGCGTACTGGCCCAGGCCTTCCGCCTGGGCTCGGCCGAACGCGAAGAGATCGCCCACCGCGAGTTCGTCGAGAACATCATCGATTTCCTGGAGATCCAGGCATACCGCAAGACACCGGTCGGGCGGCTGCCCTACGGCCTGCAGAAGCGGGTGGACCTTGGGCGCGCGCTGGCCATGGAACCGCGCATCCTGTTGCTGGACGAACCCATGGCCGGCATGAACATCGAAGAGAAACAGGACATGAGCCGCTTCATTCTGGACGTCAACGACGAGTACGGCACCACCATCGTGCTGATCGAACACGACATGGGCGTCGTCATGGACATCTCGGACCGCGTGGTGGTGCTGGACTACGGCAAGAAAATCGGCGACGGGATGCCCGACGACGTCCGCCGGAATCCGGATGTCATCCAGGCCTACCTCGGCGCCAGCCACTAG